One stretch of Candidatus Zixiibacteriota bacterium DNA includes these proteins:
- a CDS encoding 23S rRNA (pseudouridine(1915)-N(3))-methyltransferase RlmH: MIHIRFVTVGKIKTSWISEGIDHFDKLLSRYATLSEITVKEEKQAGDDKKEQVIKAESERLLATIKPDSVTVVLDERGNVMTSP; the protein is encoded by the coding sequence ATGATTCATATCCGCTTTGTAACAGTCGGTAAGATCAAGACCAGCTGGATCTCTGAAGGTATCGACCATTTCGACAAACTGCTCTCTCGCTATGCTACGCTCTCGGAGATCACTGTCAAAGAAGAGAAACAGGCCGGCGACGACAAAAAAGAGCAGGTGATAAAAGCGGAATCGGAGAGGCTTCTAGCAACCATCAAGCCGGATAGTGTTACTGTCGTTCTGGATGAGCGCGGGAATGTGATGACATCCCC
- a CDS encoding YjbQ family protein produces MIKKIGVKTESHTQFKDITSQVKQAVSNSTIKNGLAVVYVTHTTAGITINEHADPAVREDIITSLDKRFPWEDSYRHAEGNSAAHIKASLMGSSVTVIIENGSLVLGTWQGIFFCEFDGPRSRNAVIKIIESE; encoded by the coding sequence ATGATAAAAAAAATTGGTGTCAAAACCGAGAGTCATACACAGTTCAAGGATATTACCTCCCAGGTCAAACAAGCCGTTTCAAACTCTACTATCAAAAATGGGCTGGCGGTCGTCTATGTAACCCACACCACGGCCGGCATTACGATTAACGAACACGCCGATCCAGCCGTCCGCGAGGACATCATCACAAGCCTCGATAAACGCTTTCCCTGGGAAGATAGCTACCGCCATGCCGAGGGCAATTCGGCCGCTCATATCAAGGCTTCCCTTATGGGCTCATCGGTGACTGTCATCATCGAAAACGGCAGTCTTGTTCTGGGCACCTGGCAGGGTATTTTCTTTTGTGAATTCGACGGTCCCCGCAGTCGGAACGCCGTCATTAAAATCATCGAATCGGAATGA
- the ftsY gene encoding signal recognition particle-docking protein FtsY has product MKFSFKRLVDGLKKTKENLVSKIRSTIGMYNKIDDDFLEEIEEIMIQSDIGVATTQKIIEGLKEANRTEKPEGSEEIYDLLKRQIEKIFSSNGAPKSFFEVEQKPFVIMIVGVNGTGKTTTIGKLAKYFQERGKSVLLAAADTFRAAAIEQLEIWAERADCEIVKSHPGGDAAAVAYDALQAATRRNIDVVLIDTAGRLHTKVNLLEELKKTKRVIGKALEGAPHETLLVIDATTGQNGVRQVKVFDDNLTLSGLVLTKLDGTAKGGIVVAIADQFDVPVKFVGLGEKIEDLDEFSRNDFVEALFK; this is encoded by the coding sequence ATGAAGTTCTCATTCAAGAGGCTGGTCGACGGGTTGAAGAAGACCAAGGAAAACCTGGTTTCGAAAATCCGCAGTACGATCGGGATGTACAACAAAATCGACGACGATTTCCTGGAAGAAATAGAGGAGATCATGATCCAGTCGGACATCGGCGTGGCCACAACCCAGAAGATCATCGAGGGGCTAAAAGAAGCTAACCGGACCGAAAAACCGGAAGGCAGTGAAGAGATTTACGATCTGCTCAAACGGCAAATCGAGAAGATATTTTCTTCCAATGGCGCTCCCAAAAGTTTTTTCGAAGTTGAACAGAAACCATTCGTGATCATGATCGTCGGGGTAAACGGTACCGGCAAGACCACGACAATCGGCAAACTGGCCAAGTATTTTCAAGAACGCGGTAAGTCCGTGCTCTTGGCGGCGGCTGACACATTCCGCGCGGCCGCTATCGAACAGCTTGAAATCTGGGCTGAGCGCGCAGATTGTGAGATAGTCAAGTCGCATCCGGGCGGTGATGCCGCGGCGGTGGCTTATGATGCACTGCAGGCCGCTACGCGACGCAATATCGATGTCGTCCTGATCGACACAGCCGGAAGGCTTCACACCAAGGTCAATCTCCTCGAGGAACTCAAAAAAACCAAACGAGTGATCGGCAAAGCTCTGGAAGGCGCACCGCATGAAACCCTGCTAGTGATCGATGCTACCACCGGCCAAAACGGTGTCCGGCAGGTTAAGGTCTTCGATGACAACCTGACTCTCTCCGGGCTGGTTCTGACCAAGCTGGACGGCACCGCCAAGGGCGGTATCGTGGTAGCTATCGCCGACCAGTTCGATGTGCCCGTCAAGTTCGTCGGCCTGGGGGAGAAGATCGAGGATCTCGACGAGTTCTCCCGCAATGATTTCGTGGAGGCATTGTTTAAATGA